The genomic segment tttattctttctggAATCAGAGGCCTTTGGAACTCCAGAATGCTTAAATTTGTTTTCTGAAATCATGTAATTATATATCAGTTAACAGTATGTAGGTGACTTCCTCAAGGATTAGCATATGGTCCAGTGGTGCACACCCAAATTTCATCATCCTGGCAGAGTAACAAAGGTCCAGCCAACCACAGCTCATCTGAAGGCATGCTCTGAGCTCTGGAGGTTACCTGTACTTAAAGTTCCCAGGAAAGCTGCTGTCTAGCGCCCTCATTGTGGAATTTTGCACTGTATGGCAGATAAACCAAGCAGTCTTAattatgttgtttatttttttaagagcaCTGTATGACCACTCTCCTGTGAGGTCAACATAGTATTGCCAATGCTGAGATAATAACTCTAAAACATTAATAGTGACCTTCACTCAACCCATTCATTGGTAGTAGGGAGACCCCTGCTACCTCTCCCTGCCACCATTGAATGGGTTGAGCAAAGCTCTGTACTTATGTTTCGGAGTTACTATCTTGGCCAGCATTGGCAACATTAAGTGGACCTCGTAGGAGTGTGGCCAACTGTACGTATTCAAGaatgtatctttattttcatcttcatacaTGCTAATATTATAAGCTTCATAGCTATATGAGATCATTGAATCTTCAATATATTCCAGGTAACTTGTGTTTAGAAGGTACTGACAGCAAAGATTTGCATGAAGCTGTATAGTGTACCACTTGAGTTAAAAATTAGAATAGCAGAAAGCAGATTTCCTGGGaatgttttgttatgtaattATTAAGCTTTCCCAGTATCTGGAATAATTCTGCTTATATTGAAATGAAAAGTTTGCATATAAAATGGATTATTGAGTATAATTCACATATCATTTGTTTTGCAGCCAGACGTCCCTTACCGTAGAGCTACATGACACTATACTTCCGCAGGGGTCGCCTTATGCTCATGACAGTGATGTTCCCATGCAGGGGTCCCCCTATGCTGCTGATCGTCGTAGGGGCTACCGCCGCCGCTACTACCGCCGAGCAGCCCCAggcgaggaaggggaggtggttGAGGAAGCAGGAGACTATGTACCAACCATGAGGGGCAGGGGTCGCGGTGGGTACAGGGGCCGTGGCCCCCGCCGCTTCTACCGCGGCCGCTTCTTTGGGCGTGGACGTGGCCGAGGGGCAGGAGGGCGAGGTGCATTTTACCCTGGGTTCAATGActatgagggaggagaggtggctGAGGTAGTGGATGGCATGTCCATGAGAGGACGCGGAAGAGGCCGTGGGCGTGTGAGGGGCCGGGGTGGACGTGGCCCCCGCGGCTACTTCCGCCGATACTACGGAGGCGGGGCAGCCCGCCCTCAATATGACCAGATGGTGACTCCAGATGATGCTCCGCGGCGTAGGTTCCGCAGGGCTGGGCGTGGCCGGGGCCGTGGGGGCCGCTACAATGGCACACCAGAAACCAGGGTAGGTTGGCCATGGTGGGATGGGCAGCATATGACTCAAAGGAGTGTGAAAGCATTACACCCAGCCCTTGCTCTGCACAGATGCTTTTTCTGAAAATCCAAAAAGTTTACTGGGTGGAAGTGAAAGTTGTGAAGCACACACAGAAGTAATGCAGTAATATGCAATTACATTGTCTCACTGGGATGTCTACCAAGATGCTACAAGACACTTGTAGTACTGTGTTTTCTGTTTAAACCTTAAATTGTTGTGATTGGCCATGGTGAAGGTGCAGATCTACATTTCGTGATCTCATGGCATGAGTTATCTTTTCTGACAACCCTCTAATTTGTCAGGTCGCTTTAACTACATTTATGATGCTGATTGTTCATAAAAATCTGTTTTCCATCACTTCATACAAGTTATTTCTTGCTGAGCATTCCTGCTAGTGAAGATCAGGTTATAAACAGGAAAattgttttacttgttttcttggAATGAAATGGTGTTTTGAAAAAGGAAATTGGGTGGGAAGGAATGTTGTGTTGAGATTAGTGCAGGAACTTGTTGGAAATAAGTAGTTGAAAGTGAAGTACTTACTACGTTTCAGACATTTATGGGATACATTTCAAGGGACAGATATTCCTATTGCTTTCCTCCATCAATGCCCAAAGTACACGTAACCATCGCATATTTTATCTGTAGTTGCATTACTGATGAAGTTTTCTCTTACCtttgttcttccattttccACATATGTGGCATGGA from the Scylla paramamosain isolate STU-SP2022 chromosome 5, ASM3559412v1, whole genome shotgun sequence genome contains:
- the LOC135100765 gene encoding Y-box factor homolog isoform X10; the protein is MADPETQPQPEEQPKAPAKEKEVLATKVTGTVKWFNVKSGYGFINRHDTKEDVFVHQSAITKNNPRKYVRSVGDGEEVEFDVVVGEKGNEAANVTGPGGEAVKGSPYAADRRRGYRRRYYRRAAPGEEGEVVEEAGDYVPTMRGRGRGGYRGRGPRRFYRGRFFGRGRGRGAGGRGAFYPGFNDYEGGEVAEVVDGMSMRGRGRGRGRVRGRGGRGPRGYFRRYYGGGAARPQYDQMVTPDDAPRRRFRRAGRGRGRGGRYNGTPETRGEAPQSGQEGQAPAAPQPQQPVENTTAESSA
- the LOC135100765 gene encoding Y-box factor homolog isoform X5; translated protein: MADPETQPQPEEQPKAPAKEKEVLATKVTGTVKWFNVKSGYGFINRHDTKEDVFVHQSAITKNNPRKYVRSVGDGEEVEFDVVVGEKGNEAANVTGPGGEAVKGSPYAHDSDVPMQGSPYAADRRRGYRRRYYRRAAPGEEGEVVEEAGDYVPTMRGRGRGGYRGRGPRRFYRGRFFGRGRGRGAGGRGAFYPGFNDYEGGEVAEVVDGMSMRGRGRGRGRVRGRGGRGPRGYFRRYYGGGAARPQYDQMVTPDDAPRRRFRRAGRGRGRGGRYNGTPETRTSETQTQVAAEGQKGEAPQSGQEGQAPAAPQPQQPVENTTAESSA
- the LOC135100765 gene encoding Y-box factor homolog isoform X9; this translates as MADPETQPQPEEQPKAPAKEKEVLATKVTGTVKWFNVKSGYGFINRHDTKEDVFVHQSAITKNNPRKYVRSVGDGEEVEFDVVVGEKGNEAANVTGPGGEAVKGSPYAHDSDVPMQGSPYAADRRRGYRRRYYRRAAPGEEGEVVEEAGDYVPTMRGRGRGGYRGRGPRRFYRGRFFGRGRGRGAGGRGAFYPGFNDYEGGEVAEVVDGMSMRGRGRGRGRVRGRGGRGPRGYFRRYYGGGAARPQYDQMVTPDDAPRRRFRRAGRGRGRGGRYNGTPETRGEAPQSGQEGQAPAAPQPQQPVENTTAESSA
- the LOC135100765 gene encoding Y-box factor homolog isoform X1 — its product is MADPETQPQPEEQPKAPAKEKEVLATKVTGTVKWFNVKSGYGFINRHDTKEDVFVHQSAITKNNPRKYVRSVGDGEEVEFDVVVGEKGNEAANVTGPGGEAVKGSPYAHDSDVPMQGSPYAADRRRGYRRRYYRRAAPGEEGEVVEEAGDYVPTMRGRGRGGYRGRGPRRFYRGRFFGRGRGRGAGGRGAFYPGFNDYEGGEVAEVVDGMSMRGRGRGRGRVRGRGGRGPRGYFRRYYGGGAARPQYDQMVTPDDAPRRRFRRAGRGRGRGGRYNGTPETRTSETQTQVAAEGQKPEVSTEDRKEMTVPDGEQHEAQTQVVGEAPQSGQEGQAPAAPQPQQPVENTTAESSA
- the LOC135100765 gene encoding Y-box factor homolog isoform X6 produces the protein MADPETQPQPEEQPKAPAKEKEVLATKVTGTVKWFNVKSGYGFINRHDTKEDVFVHQSAITKNNPRKYVRSVGDGEEVEFDVVVGEKGNEAANVTGPGGEAVKGSPYAADRRRGYRRRYYRRAAPGEEGEVVEEAGDYVPTMRGRGRGGYRGRGPRRFYRGRFFGRGRGRGAGGRGAFYPGFNDYEGGEVAEVVDGMSMRGRGRGRGRVRGRGGRGPRGYFRRYYGGGAARPQYDQMVTPDDAPRRRFRRAGRGRGRGGRYNGTPETRPEVSTEDRKEMTVPDGEQHEAQTQVVGEAPQSGQEGQAPAAPQPQQPVENTTAESSA
- the LOC135100765 gene encoding Y-box factor homolog isoform X8, whose amino-acid sequence is MADPETQPQPEEQPKAPAKEKEVLATKVTGTVKWFNVKSGYGFINRHDTKEDVFVHQSAITKNNPRKYVRSVGDGEEVEFDVVVGEKGNEAANVTGPGGEAVKGSPYAADRRRGYRRRYYRRAAPGEEGEVVEEAGDYVPTMRGRGRGGYRGRGPRRFYRGRFFGRGRGRGAGGRGAFYPGFNDYEGGEVAEVVDGMSMRGRGRGRGRVRGRGGRGPRGYFRRYYGGGAARPQYDQMVTPDDAPRRRFRRAGRGRGRGGRYNGTPETRTSETQTQVAAEGQKGEAPQSGQEGQAPAAPQPQQPVENTTAESSA
- the LOC135100765 gene encoding Y-box factor homolog isoform X4 codes for the protein MADPETQPQPEEQPKAPAKEKEVLATKVTGTVKWFNVKSGYGFINRHDTKEDVFVHQSAITKNNPRKYVRSVGDGEEVEFDVVVGEKGNEAANVTGPGGEAVKGSPYAHDSDVPMQGSPYAADRRRGYRRRYYRRAAPGEEGEVVEEAGDYVPTMRGRGRGGYRGRGPRRFYRGRFFGRGRGRGAGGRGAFYPGFNDYEGGEVAEVVDGMSMRGRGRGRGRVRGRGGRGPRGYFRRYYGGGAARPQYDQMVTPDDAPRRRFRRAGRGRGRGGRYNGTPETRTSETQTQVAAEGQKAKAPQSGQEGQAPAAPQPQQPVENTTAESSA
- the LOC135100765 gene encoding Y-box factor homolog isoform X7, which produces MADPETQPQPEEQPKAPAKEKEVLATKVTGTVKWFNVKSGYGFINRHDTKEDVFVHQSAITKNNPRKYVRSVGDGEEVEFDVVVGEKGNEAANVTGPGGEAVKGSPYAADRRRGYRRRYYRRAAPGEEGEVVEEAGDYVPTMRGRGRGGYRGRGPRRFYRGRFFGRGRGRGAGGRGAFYPGFNDYEGGEVAEVVDGMSMRGRGRGRGRVRGRGGRGPRGYFRRYYGGGAARPQYDQMVTPDDAPRRRFRRAGRGRGRGGRYNGTPETRTSETQTQVAAEGQKAKAPQSGQEGQAPAAPQPQQPVENTTAESSA
- the LOC135100765 gene encoding Y-box factor homolog isoform X3, producing MADPETQPQPEEQPKAPAKEKEVLATKVTGTVKWFNVKSGYGFINRHDTKEDVFVHQSAITKNNPRKYVRSVGDGEEVEFDVVVGEKGNEAANVTGPGGEAVKGSPYAHDSDVPMQGSPYAADRRRGYRRRYYRRAAPGEEGEVVEEAGDYVPTMRGRGRGGYRGRGPRRFYRGRFFGRGRGRGAGGRGAFYPGFNDYEGGEVAEVVDGMSMRGRGRGRGRVRGRGGRGPRGYFRRYYGGGAARPQYDQMVTPDDAPRRRFRRAGRGRGRGGRYNGTPETRPEVSTEDRKEMTVPDGEQHEAQTQVVGEAPQSGQEGQAPAAPQPQQPVENTTAESSA